In the genome of Chryseobacterium oryzae, one region contains:
- a CDS encoding ABC-F family ATP-binding cassette domain-containing protein codes for MNYVAAENLTKSYGIRTLFKNISFNINEGEKIAIVAKNGSGKSTLLKILMGKEIADSGNVIINKDIQVVLFDQEIDFDSHLTIDEYMMTLHSEPIQALKNYHKSLESTDSEFIEKALAEMEVHKAWDLENEMKQILSQLKITDLNAKMGNLSGGQIKRVALAKLLTETRAEHRHTLLIMDEPTNHLDVEMVEWLENYLNKAKITLLLVTHDRYFLDSVCDIIWEMEDQNLFFHNGSYATYLENKMIREDNMEATIDKANNLYRKELEWMRRQPKARTTKSKSRIDAFYETEKVAKTDTRKQGLELDFEMKRLGNKILELKNIDKSFGDKVLLKDFSYTFQRGEKVGIIGKNGAGKSTLLNIIQGFEKANQGEIETGETIHFGYFSQKGLQYKEDERVIDFIKEAAEYYPLANGKSLSASQFLRLFLFDDQTQYSPISKLSGGEKRRLHLMYILYQNPNFLIFDEPTNDLDLPTLTVLENFLQQFQGSLIIVSHDRYFMDRIVDHILAFEGDGKIKDFVGNFSEYRESKKIEDGNQKQDDKKIKTAEEKNSDKPTEPVASKNQNSKKKLSFKEQRELETIEKEMPDFEKTRAKILEQLNNETDYEKIASLSAELENISEKLELHEMRWLELQELLGE; via the coding sequence ATGAATTACGTTGCTGCTGAGAATCTTACCAAATCCTACGGGATAAGAACTTTATTCAAAAACATTAGTTTTAATATTAACGAAGGAGAAAAAATTGCCATTGTTGCCAAAAACGGGAGCGGAAAATCTACTCTGCTGAAAATTTTAATGGGCAAAGAAATCGCAGACAGCGGAAACGTAATTATTAATAAAGATATACAAGTAGTACTTTTTGATCAGGAAATTGATTTTGATTCTCATCTCACGATAGACGAATATATGATGACACTTCATTCTGAACCTATTCAGGCTCTTAAAAATTATCATAAATCTTTAGAGTCTACCGATTCAGAATTCATAGAAAAAGCTTTGGCAGAAATGGAAGTTCACAAAGCATGGGATCTGGAGAATGAAATGAAACAGATTCTTTCTCAGCTGAAAATTACAGACCTAAATGCCAAAATGGGAAATCTTTCCGGAGGACAGATTAAACGTGTAGCTTTGGCAAAACTCCTTACAGAAACCCGTGCAGAACATCGCCATACATTACTTATTATGGACGAACCAACCAACCACCTGGATGTGGAAATGGTAGAATGGCTCGAAAATTATCTAAACAAAGCAAAAATCACGTTACTTTTAGTAACTCACGACCGTTATTTTTTAGATAGTGTTTGCGATATTATCTGGGAAATGGAAGACCAAAATTTATTCTTTCACAATGGTTCTTATGCCACTTATCTTGAGAATAAAATGATTCGGGAAGATAATATGGAGGCAACCATAGACAAAGCCAATAATCTTTACCGTAAAGAACTGGAATGGATGAGAAGGCAGCCAAAAGCAAGAACCACAAAATCTAAATCTAGAATAGATGCCTTTTATGAAACTGAAAAAGTAGCAAAAACAGATACCAGAAAACAAGGTTTAGAACTCGATTTTGAAATGAAACGTTTGGGAAATAAGATTCTTGAACTTAAAAATATCGATAAAAGTTTTGGAGATAAAGTTTTGCTGAAAGATTTCAGTTATACCTTTCAGAGGGGCGAAAAAGTAGGAATTATTGGTAAAAACGGAGCCGGAAAATCTACTTTACTTAATATTATTCAAGGGTTTGAAAAAGCCAACCAAGGCGAAATTGAAACCGGAGAAACCATTCATTTTGGATATTTTTCTCAAAAAGGGCTTCAATATAAAGAAGACGAGAGAGTAATAGACTTCATTAAAGAAGCAGCAGAATATTATCCGTTAGCTAACGGAAAAAGTCTTTCGGCATCGCAGTTTTTAAGATTATTTTTGTTTGATGACCAAACACAGTACTCTCCTATTTCCAAACTTTCTGGAGGTGAAAAAAGAAGACTGCATTTAATGTACATCCTGTATCAGAATCCTAATTTCCTTATTTTCGATGAGCCTACCAATGATTTGGATCTTCCTACTTTAACGGTTCTCGAAAACTTTCTGCAACAGTTTCAGGGTTCATTAATCATTGTTTCTCACGACCGTTACTTTATGGATAGAATTGTAGATCATATTCTTGCATTTGAAGGTGATGGAAAAATTAAAGATTTTGTCGGAAACTTCTCCGAATACCGAGAAAGTAAAAAAATTGAGGACGGAAACCAAAAACAGGATGATAAAAAAATAAAAACTGCAGAGGAAAAAAATTCAGATAAGCCTACAGAACCTGTCGCATCTAAAAATCAAAACTCCAAAAAGAAACTTTCCTTCAAAGAACAGAGAGAACTGGAAACCATTGAAAAAGAAATGCCTGATTTCGAGAAGACAAGAGCCAAAATTCTGGAACAGCTTAATAATGAAACTGACTACGAAAAAATAGCTTCATTATCGGCAGAACTGGAAAATATATCAGAAAAGCTTGAGTTACATGAAATGAGGTGGCTAGAACTTCAGGAACTACTGGGAGAATAA
- a CDS encoding Gfo/Idh/MocA family oxidoreductase has translation MQLVKVGLCAFGMSGKVFHAPFLKEHPGFYIAAIVERNKQDSKEKYSDATIYRSVDEMLSEADIDLVVVNTPVQTHFEFVKKALEAGKNVVVEKPFTVNTAEAEELVNLAKEKNLFLSVYQNRRFDRDFLKVKEVLATNVLGELKEAEIRFDRFRTEAGGKEHKENPQQKGSGTLHDLGAHLVDQATQLFGFPKKIFADVFSMKGTEFANDYFEILLHYENNLIVRLKSSTFVKEAHYAYSFHGSKGSFLQERTDHQENELVAGAIPIYGKVWTQPLEKADGILNFINEKNQTERIITSSEPGNYMNYYQQIYEHIVFGYPLPSPAEEIIQNMKIIDAAIESSKTEKNIYF, from the coding sequence ATGCAATTGGTAAAAGTAGGTTTGTGTGCATTCGGGATGAGTGGAAAAGTTTTTCATGCTCCGTTTTTGAAAGAGCATCCGGGTTTTTATATTGCTGCAATTGTGGAGCGGAACAAACAGGATTCTAAAGAAAAATACAGCGATGCAACCATATATCGTTCTGTAGATGAAATGTTGAGTGAAGCAGACATAGATTTGGTAGTGGTAAATACTCCCGTTCAAACCCATTTTGAATTTGTAAAAAAAGCTTTAGAAGCTGGTAAAAATGTTGTTGTAGAAAAACCATTTACGGTAAATACAGCGGAAGCTGAAGAATTAGTGAATTTAGCCAAAGAAAAAAACTTATTTCTGAGCGTTTACCAAAACAGAAGGTTCGACAGAGATTTTTTGAAGGTAAAAGAAGTTCTTGCCACAAATGTTTTGGGAGAACTAAAAGAAGCTGAAATTAGATTCGACAGATTCCGGACTGAAGCCGGAGGAAAAGAACATAAAGAAAATCCTCAACAGAAAGGTTCCGGAACATTACACGATTTGGGTGCTCATCTTGTCGATCAGGCAACTCAACTTTTTGGCTTTCCTAAAAAGATTTTTGCAGATGTTTTCTCGATGAAAGGGACTGAATTTGCCAATGACTATTTCGAAATCCTTCTTCACTACGAAAATAATTTAATAGTAAGACTAAAATCTAGCACTTTCGTTAAAGAAGCACACTATGCATACAGTTTTCATGGAAGTAAAGGTAGTTTTTTACAGGAAAGAACAGATCATCAGGAAAATGAGCTTGTTGCAGGTGCTATTCCTATTTATGGAAAAGTATGGACTCAGCCTTTAGAAAAAGCAGATGGAATTCTTAATTTTATCAACGAAAAAAATCAAACAGAAAGAATTATAACTTCGAGTGAACCCGGAAATTACATGAATTATTATCAGCAGATTTACGAACACATTGTTTTTGGATATCCGCTTCCGTCACCTGCTGAAGAAATTATTCAGAATATGAAAATCATTGATGCTGCGATAGAAAGTTCTAAAACTGAAAAAAATATTTATTTCTAA
- a CDS encoding TonB-dependent siderophore receptor, which yields MKKQLLAIGLIFTAISANAQLKFAEADTLRIHTIEDVNLHKTGNPNKARPLSTKSNLTIMETPQPISIVTHEIIEQQQAKQLSDVLQNVNGIYVTSSRANSQDSFGGRGFILGNDNMFKNGSRINSGVFPEVSGLERVEVLKGANAMLYGNTAAGGVINMITKKPKFNFGGSVGLNAGSWNSYKPTVDVYGPLSKNIAFRVNGAYEYAENFRDVVKSEKYYFNPSFLFNLSEKSQLIVEADYLKNDFTPDFGLGSITERDGLTYKLNTLLPRTAFLGTDWQFQNVEQVSTNVTFNHQFNQNWSLNATSSYQNYTKDYFSTERIQWGYEKSTDRLFYKRPLNRTYNEQNYTSAQVNLNGEFNTGKVNHKVLFGTDADYGVADSYSYFNPTNRLAYGNSYLYGTNGNSNGILYLDNPSTWIGGNMPDSEKLEKNRINTRRIGVYAQDFISLTKEFKVIAGLRWSYIQNMPTINTKFKTSTGGLVNLNSSPEKKFTDNSSSSDQAISPKLGLVYNPNDNLSAFATYTNSFVANVGKLRDGEALRPTNIDQYEVGVKKNIWNNALAINLTVYQILYRNYYQAALDDNGNPIDPTGLTKDFAGKMRSRGAELDITGNPTENLSIIGGVSYNNSVYLDTPDIFGYVENQRLVRTPATTANASVFYKFTKFVPGLKLGAGVYYIGNRLAGWNDTKSGNNSLQKRNGVSRIFELEDYTTVSLSAGYDWKKFSIQAKVGNLFDVANYNVHENYSVNPIVPRNYYFTLTYRL from the coding sequence ATGAAAAAACAGTTGTTGGCAATAGGCTTAATATTTACAGCCATTTCTGCAAATGCACAATTAAAGTTTGCTGAAGCAGATACTCTAAGAATCCATACTATTGAAGACGTGAATCTTCATAAAACTGGAAACCCCAACAAAGCAAGACCATTATCTACAAAGTCTAATCTTACGATAATGGAAACTCCACAACCCATATCGATAGTAACCCACGAAATTATTGAGCAACAACAGGCAAAACAGCTAAGTGATGTTCTACAAAATGTAAACGGTATTTATGTAACTTCTTCCAGAGCAAACTCGCAAGACAGTTTTGGTGGTAGAGGTTTCATTCTCGGAAACGATAATATGTTCAAAAACGGATCCCGCATAAACAGCGGAGTTTTCCCTGAAGTATCGGGCTTGGAAAGAGTTGAAGTTCTGAAAGGGGCAAATGCAATGCTTTACGGAAATACTGCTGCAGGAGGTGTCATTAATATGATTACCAAAAAGCCTAAATTCAATTTTGGAGGAAGCGTAGGGTTGAATGCCGGAAGCTGGAATTCTTATAAACCAACCGTGGATGTTTATGGTCCGCTTTCCAAAAATATAGCTTTCAGAGTAAATGGAGCGTATGAATATGCTGAAAATTTCAGAGATGTTGTAAAATCTGAAAAATATTATTTCAACCCATCATTTTTATTTAATCTGAGCGAAAAATCTCAGCTAATTGTAGAGGCAGATTATCTTAAAAATGATTTTACACCAGATTTTGGTCTTGGTTCTATCACCGAACGTGATGGTTTAACCTACAAATTGAATACTCTTTTACCAAGAACTGCATTTTTAGGAACAGATTGGCAGTTTCAGAATGTTGAGCAGGTTTCCACGAACGTAACTTTCAATCATCAGTTCAACCAAAACTGGTCTTTAAATGCGACATCTTCTTATCAAAATTATACGAAAGATTATTTTTCAACAGAAAGAATCCAATGGGGTTATGAAAAATCTACCGACAGACTTTTCTACAAAAGACCTTTAAACAGAACTTACAACGAACAAAATTATACTTCTGCACAAGTTAATTTGAATGGTGAATTCAACACTGGTAAAGTTAATCATAAAGTATTGTTCGGAACAGATGCAGATTATGGTGTTGCAGATTCTTATTCTTACTTTAATCCGACCAACAGATTAGCTTACGGAAACAGTTATTTGTATGGAACAAACGGAAACAGCAACGGCATTTTGTATCTTGATAATCCTTCAACATGGATTGGCGGAAATATGCCAGATTCAGAAAAACTGGAAAAAAACAGAATCAATACCAGAAGAATTGGTGTGTATGCTCAGGATTTCATCAGTCTTACAAAAGAATTTAAAGTAATTGCAGGATTACGTTGGTCTTACATTCAAAATATGCCGACCATTAATACAAAGTTCAAAACTTCTACGGGCGGTTTGGTTAATCTTAATTCTTCTCCTGAGAAAAAATTCACAGATAACTCGTCTTCCTCTGATCAGGCAATATCTCCAAAACTTGGGTTAGTGTACAATCCTAACGATAATCTTTCTGCATTTGCAACATATACCAATTCTTTTGTTGCCAATGTTGGAAAACTGAGAGATGGTGAAGCATTGCGACCTACCAATATCGACCAATATGAAGTGGGTGTTAAAAAGAATATCTGGAACAATGCTTTGGCAATCAATCTAACGGTTTACCAGATTCTTTACAGAAATTATTATCAGGCTGCTTTAGATGATAATGGAAATCCAATAGATCCTACCGGACTTACAAAAGATTTTGCCGGAAAAATGAGAAGCCGCGGTGCAGAACTGGATATTACAGGAAATCCTACAGAAAACCTATCTATTATCGGGGGTGTTTCATATAACAATTCTGTATATCTAGACACTCCGGACATTTTTGGTTATGTTGAAAACCAGAGATTGGTTAGAACGCCTGCTACCACTGCAAATGCTTCTGTATTTTATAAATTTACTAAATTTGTTCCGGGCTTAAAATTAGGAGCAGGAGTTTATTACATTGGAAACAGATTGGCGGGATGGAACGATACGAAATCCGGAAACAACAGTTTACAGAAAAGAAACGGAGTCAGCAGAATATTTGAACTTGAAGATTACACCACTGTTTCTTTATCTGCAGGATACGACTGGAAGAAATTTTCTATCCAGGCTAAAGTTGGAAACCTGTTTGATGTTGCCAACTATAATGTTCACGAGAATTATTCTGTGAATCCTATTGTGCCTAGAAATTATTATTTCACTCTGACTTATAGACTATAA